One segment of Burkholderia multivorans ATCC BAA-247 DNA contains the following:
- a CDS encoding ABC transporter substrate-binding protein, with translation MRPILRTLAVAASLSCALAAHPALADDGGKITIMVGGIAKLIYLPARLTQELGYFKAEGLDVELLSQPAGVDAENELLAGAVQAVVGFYDHTIDLQSKGKDVKAIAVFGQVPGEVEMVSTKAAPTFKSMADAKGKTLGVTGLGSSTSFLTQYLALQHGVPSTQYTMLPVGADASFIAAIKQGRIDAGMTTEPTVSALEKMGDAKVLVDMRTVDGTRAALGGTYPAASLYVQSAWADSHKAQATRLAHAFAKTMQFIHTHSAEEIAAKMPADYQKDKALYVAALKASLPMYTADGKMPADGPATVLKVLSAFNPSVKGKHIDLARTYTNEFVAAK, from the coding sequence ATGCGACCCATCCTGCGCACCCTCGCCGTCGCAGCCAGCCTGAGCTGCGCGCTCGCCGCGCACCCCGCCCTCGCCGACGACGGCGGCAAGATCACGATCATGGTCGGCGGGATCGCGAAGCTGATCTATCTGCCCGCGCGCCTCACGCAGGAACTCGGCTACTTCAAGGCCGAAGGGCTCGACGTCGAGCTGCTGTCGCAGCCGGCCGGAGTCGACGCGGAGAACGAGCTGCTCGCGGGCGCCGTGCAGGCCGTCGTCGGCTTCTACGACCATACGATCGACCTGCAGAGCAAGGGCAAGGACGTGAAGGCGATCGCCGTGTTCGGCCAGGTGCCGGGCGAGGTCGAGATGGTGTCGACGAAGGCCGCGCCGACGTTCAAGTCGATGGCCGACGCGAAGGGCAAGACGCTCGGCGTGACGGGCCTCGGCTCGTCGACGAGCTTCCTCACGCAGTATCTGGCGCTGCAGCACGGCGTGCCGTCGACGCAGTACACGATGCTGCCGGTCGGCGCCGACGCGAGCTTCATCGCCGCGATCAAGCAGGGCCGCATCGATGCCGGGATGACGACCGAGCCGACCGTGTCCGCACTCGAGAAGATGGGCGACGCGAAGGTGCTGGTCGACATGCGCACCGTGGACGGCACGCGCGCGGCGCTCGGCGGCACTTATCCCGCCGCGAGCCTCTACGTGCAGTCCGCGTGGGCCGATTCGCACAAGGCGCAGGCGACCAGGCTCGCGCACGCGTTCGCGAAGACGATGCAGTTCATCCACACGCACAGCGCGGAGGAAATCGCCGCGAAGATGCCGGCCGACTACCAGAAGGACAAGGCGCTGTACGTCGCTGCGCTGAAGGCGTCGCTGCCGATGTACACCGCCGACGGCAAGATGCCGGCCGACGGCCCGGCGACCGTGCTGAAGGTGCTGTCCGCGTTCAATCCGTCGGTGAAGGGCAAGCACATCGATCTCGCGCGCACCTACACGAACGAATTCGTCGCCGCGAAATAG
- the fliO gene encoding flagellar biosynthetic protein FliO has translation MSVAPSGRRAAFAAAAACAASAVGMPACGADLNAVNHAGAIASSVVVGSAAPSLGVGAVLQTLVGLAVVIGLVFGCAWLARRFGFQPARRGGPLKVVSSVAVGAKESATIVEIGDTWLVLGVAPGNVRLLHTLPAGSVAAVPVDAPAGVAPSGRAAPGSGELSVNGASFGARFRDALAGEAAKRLGRGKER, from the coding sequence ATGAGCGTCGCGCCGTCCGGCCGCCGCGCTGCGTTCGCGGCCGCGGCCGCCTGTGCGGCGTCGGCCGTCGGCATGCCGGCGTGCGGCGCCGATCTGAACGCCGTCAATCACGCGGGCGCGATCGCGTCGAGTGTGGTGGTCGGTTCGGCCGCGCCGTCGCTCGGCGTCGGCGCGGTGCTGCAGACGCTCGTCGGGCTCGCGGTCGTGATCGGCCTCGTGTTCGGCTGCGCCTGGCTCGCGCGCCGCTTCGGCTTCCAGCCGGCACGGCGCGGCGGCCCGCTGAAGGTCGTATCGAGCGTCGCGGTCGGCGCGAAGGAAAGCGCGACGATCGTCGAGATCGGCGATACGTGGCTCGTGCTCGGCGTCGCGCCGGGCAACGTGCGGCTGCTGCATACGCTGCCGGCCGGCTCCGTGGCGGCCGTGCCGGTGGACGCCCCCGCCGGCGTCGCGCCGTCCGGACGCGCTGCGCCCGGCAGCGGCGAGCTGTCCGTCAACGGCGCATCGTTCGGTGCGCGCTTTCGTGACGCGCTCGCCGGCGAAGCCGCGAAGCGCCTCGGCCGCGGCAAGGAGCGCTGA
- the fliR gene encoding flagellar biosynthetic protein FliR: MFSVTYAQLNGWLTAFLWPFVRMLALVATAPVVGHASVPARVKIGVAAFMALIVAPTLGPMPAVTVFSAQGIWIVVTQFLIGTAMGFTMQIVFAAVEAAGDFIGLSMGLGFATFFDPHSSGATPVMGRFLNAVAMLAFLAVDGHLQVLAALTASFQSLPVSADLLHAPGWRTLAAFGATVFGMGLLLALPVVAALLIANLALGILNRAAPQIGVFQVGFPVTMLVGLLLVQLMVPNLVPFVSRLFDMGLDAIGRVVLGWR; encoded by the coding sequence ATGTTTTCCGTTACGTATGCGCAGCTCAACGGCTGGCTGACCGCGTTCCTGTGGCCGTTCGTGCGGATGCTCGCGCTCGTCGCGACCGCGCCGGTGGTCGGACACGCGTCGGTGCCCGCGCGCGTGAAGATCGGCGTCGCCGCGTTCATGGCGCTGATCGTCGCGCCGACGCTCGGGCCGATGCCGGCCGTCACCGTGTTTTCCGCGCAGGGTATCTGGATCGTCGTCACGCAGTTTCTGATCGGCACCGCGATGGGGTTCACGATGCAGATCGTGTTCGCGGCCGTCGAGGCGGCCGGCGACTTCATCGGGCTGTCGATGGGGCTTGGCTTCGCGACCTTCTTCGATCCGCATTCGAGCGGCGCGACGCCCGTGATGGGCCGGTTTCTGAACGCGGTCGCGATGCTCGCGTTTCTCGCGGTGGACGGGCATCTGCAGGTGCTGGCCGCGTTGACCGCGTCGTTCCAGTCGCTGCCGGTATCGGCCGATCTGCTGCACGCGCCGGGCTGGCGCACGCTCGCGGCGTTCGGCGCGACCGTGTTCGGGATGGGGCTGCTGCTCGCGCTGCCGGTCGTCGCGGCGCTCTTGATCGCGAACCTGGCGCTCGGGATTCTGAACCGTGCGGCGCCGCAGATCGGCGTGTTCCAGGTCGGCTTTCCGGTCACGATGCTGGTCGGGCTGTTGCTCGTGCAACTGATGGTGCCGAACCTCGTGCCGTTCGTGTCGCGGCTGTTCGACATGGGGCTCGACGCGATTGGGCGCGTCGTGCTGGGGTGGCGTTGA
- a CDS encoding ABC transporter ATP-binding protein — MNQAVSASTPAIEFRNVSCRFISPEGKATVALREFSMSVARGEFIAIVGPTGCGKSTTLNLITGLLKPASGAVRVMGRPVDGIDPRIGFVFQADAVFPWRNVIDNVAAGPLFRGRSKDVAYAQAEEWIRKVGLDKFTKHYPHQLSGGMRKRVALAQTFINQPEILLMDEPFSALDMQTRTLMQDELLQLWSANKGSVVFVTHDLEEAIALADRVFVLTARPATLKRVYSIDLPRPRVMSEVRYDARFIEISKDIWHDLREEVQIG, encoded by the coding sequence ATGAACCAGGCAGTTTCCGCGAGCACGCCGGCGATCGAGTTTCGCAACGTGTCGTGCCGCTTCATTTCACCGGAAGGCAAGGCGACCGTCGCGCTGCGCGAGTTCAGCATGAGCGTCGCGCGCGGCGAGTTCATCGCGATCGTCGGGCCGACCGGCTGCGGCAAGTCGACGACACTGAACCTGATCACCGGGCTGCTCAAGCCCGCCTCGGGCGCAGTGCGCGTGATGGGCCGCCCGGTCGACGGCATCGATCCGCGCATCGGCTTCGTGTTCCAGGCCGACGCCGTATTCCCGTGGCGCAACGTGATCGACAACGTCGCGGCCGGCCCGCTGTTTCGCGGCCGCTCGAAGGACGTCGCGTATGCGCAGGCCGAGGAATGGATCCGCAAGGTCGGCCTCGACAAGTTCACCAAGCACTACCCGCATCAGCTCTCCGGCGGGATGCGCAAGCGCGTCGCGCTCGCGCAGACCTTCATCAATCAGCCGGAGATCCTGCTGATGGACGAGCCGTTCTCCGCGCTCGACATGCAGACACGCACGCTGATGCAGGACGAGCTGCTGCAGCTCTGGTCCGCGAACAAGGGATCGGTCGTGTTCGTCACGCACGATCTGGAGGAAGCGATCGCGCTCGCCGATCGCGTGTTCGTGCTGACTGCACGCCCGGCGACGCTCAAGCGCGTGTATTCGATCGACCTGCCGCGCCCGCGCGTCATGTCGGAGGTGCGCTACGACGCGCGCTTCATCGAGATTTCGAAGGACATCTGGCACGACCTGCGCGAAGAAGTGCAGATCGGCTGA
- the fliN gene encoding flagellar motor switch protein FliN, with protein MTELNPTPELDPQALADAALADSAGAQQAADADPAMDDWAAALAEQNQQPVQAGATGAGVFQPLSKAAASSTHNDIEMILDIPVKMTVELGRTKIAIRNLLQLAQGSVVELDGLAGEPMDVLVNGCLIAQGEVVVVNDKFGIRLTDIITPSERIRKLNR; from the coding sequence ATGACTGAGCTGAACCCGACGCCGGAACTCGACCCGCAGGCGCTCGCCGATGCCGCGCTGGCGGACTCCGCGGGCGCGCAGCAGGCGGCCGACGCCGATCCGGCAATGGACGACTGGGCCGCGGCGCTCGCCGAGCAGAACCAGCAGCCGGTGCAGGCCGGCGCCACGGGCGCGGGCGTGTTCCAGCCGCTGTCGAAGGCCGCGGCCAGCTCGACGCACAACGACATCGAGATGATTCTCGATATCCCGGTCAAGATGACCGTGGAGCTCGGCCGCACCAAGATCGCGATCCGCAACCTGCTGCAGCTCGCGCAGGGCTCGGTCGTCGAGCTCGACGGGCTCGCCGGCGAGCCGATGGACGTGCTCGTGAACGGCTGCCTGATCGCGCAGGGCGAGGTCGTCGTCGTCAACGACAAGTTCGGGATCCGGCTGACCGACATCATCACGCCGTCCGAACGCATCCGGAAGCTGAATCGATGA
- the fliP gene encoding flagellar type III secretion system pore protein FliP (The bacterial flagellar biogenesis protein FliP forms a type III secretion system (T3SS)-type pore required for flagellar assembly.): MNHVFLRRAARIAPALLLGLAPALACAQAAGLPAFNASPGPNGGTTYSLSVQTMLLLTMLSFLPAMVLMMTGFTRIIIVLSLLRQALGTATTPPNQVLVGLALFLTFFVMSPVLDRAYTDGYKPFSDGTLPMEQAVQRGVAPFKGFMLKQTRETDLALFAKISKAAPMQGPEDVPLSLLVPAFVTSELKTGFQIGFTIFIPFLIIDMVVASVLMSMGMMMVSPSTVSLPFKLMLFVLVDGWQLLIGSLAQSFT; this comes from the coding sequence ATGAACCACGTCTTCCTGCGCCGCGCCGCGCGCATCGCGCCTGCGCTGCTTCTCGGCCTCGCCCCCGCGCTTGCGTGCGCGCAGGCGGCCGGCCTGCCCGCGTTCAACGCGAGCCCGGGCCCGAACGGCGGCACGACCTATTCGCTGAGCGTGCAGACGATGCTGCTGCTCACGATGCTGTCGTTCCTGCCGGCGATGGTGCTGATGATGACGGGCTTCACGCGCATCATCATCGTGCTGTCGCTGCTGCGCCAGGCGCTCGGCACCGCGACGACGCCGCCGAACCAGGTGCTCGTCGGCCTCGCGCTGTTCCTCACGTTCTTCGTGATGTCGCCGGTGCTCGACCGCGCGTACACCGACGGCTACAAACCGTTCTCGGACGGCACGCTGCCGATGGAACAGGCCGTGCAGCGCGGCGTCGCGCCGTTCAAGGGCTTCATGCTGAAGCAGACGCGCGAGACCGATCTCGCGCTGTTCGCGAAGATCTCGAAGGCCGCGCCGATGCAGGGGCCCGAGGACGTGCCGCTGTCGCTGCTGGTGCCCGCGTTCGTGACGAGCGAGCTGAAGACGGGCTTCCAGATCGGCTTCACGATCTTCATCCCGTTCCTGATCATCGACATGGTCGTCGCGAGCGTGCTGATGTCGATGGGGATGATGATGGTGTCGCCGTCGACCGTGTCGCTGCCGTTCAAGCTGATGCTGTTCGTGCTGGTCGACGGCTGGCAGCTGCTGATCGGCTCGCTCGCGCAGAGCTTCACGTAA
- the fliQ gene encoding flagellar biosynthesis protein FliQ, translated as MTPEQVMTLAHQAMMVGLLLAAPLLLVALAVGLVVSLFQAATQINEATLSFIPKLLAVAATLVIAGPWMLTTMLDYLRQTLLHVATLGAG; from the coding sequence ATGACGCCCGAACAGGTAATGACGCTCGCGCACCAGGCGATGATGGTCGGCCTGCTGCTCGCCGCCCCGCTGCTGCTGGTCGCGCTCGCGGTCGGCCTCGTCGTGAGCCTGTTCCAGGCCGCGACGCAGATCAACGAAGCGACGCTGTCGTTCATTCCGAAGCTGCTCGCGGTCGCCGCGACGCTGGTGATCGCCGGCCCGTGGATGCTGACGACGATGCTCGACTACCTGCGGCAGACGCTCCTGCACGTCGCGACGCTCGGCGCCGGCTGA